Within Nitrospira sp., the genomic segment CAGTCCAATGCTGAGCCATTTGCAGGCGAGCCCATTCTGCTTGGCGGGCCTTGGGTTTCTTCTCCAATACCGACTGATACGCTGCGATCGCCCGTTCATGTCGATTGAGTCGAGATAACGTATCGGCATAGGCCAGCAATGCATTGGGGGACGCGACTGCCCCGGCCTTAAAGCCTTCTTCATAGGCGAGCACCGACTCTTCAAGTTTCTCAAGTTCTCCCAACGTCTTGGCCAGCTCGAGATACATCGCAGGACGCTCTCGATGACCGGGATGGCGCAGTAGCCACGTCCGACACAGGTGGAGGAGCCCCTGCATATCTCGCTGCTGCCGCATGGCTTGCACAAGCAACAGCACGACTTCCCCTTCGTAGGTACCCAGCGGATACTGAAAACGATACCGCTCAAGCACCTTCCGCGCCGCATCGGGATCACGCTGATCGAGATAAATCTTTCCAAGCCCGATCAAGGCCGGCTCGATCAATGCCGGATCGTTGTGCATCTTGATCACCTGTTGATAAAGACTGATGGCTTCCGCAGCAAACCCCAGTCGACGATGTGCTTCAGCGATCTGCAGCAGCAGAGGCAAGCGGGCATAGCGTTGCCTGGCCACAGCCCCATGCCGGTGGAACAAACTGACCACCGTCAGATCATCCTGCGATGCGACGGCCGCTTCAATCCATGGAGTCAACAGTGCGACAAGGCGGTCCGCCGCCTTCACAGCCCAAGGGTCATTCCCATTCGCCGTCCTCAGGGTGATATCTCGGTAGAGACGAACGCCCTGATTCATCTCATTGGCCTGCTCCGCTTCTTTCGCTAAATAAAAGAGCGCTTCATTCCCGGTTGGGTTCGCGGCTTCTCGCGCGGCAATGTCTTCCAACAACGACCGATACGATGCGGCAGTCTGGGACGCCTGCGGAACATCACGCATCATGGCGCTGACGGTCCGCTCCAGCGACTCGATTCCCGTGGCCTGTGCTGTCTCAGCCCGCTGAACGGCCAAGCGGAGCTTGGCGGTCGCGGCTGGCAGGCTATAAGGGTAGAGCGCCGGAATCAGGGCGTAGACAAACTCCGCGAGTCGCTGGTTGGCGCTGGCCCGCAGGCTCTCGGCAAGCTGCAACAGCGCCGCAGGCGTATGCTCATGGCGGGGGTAGAGGTTGTACAACAACAGCAGCAACTCCCTTGCGGAAGCCTCATGTTGAAGCCTGATTTCGGTCACAGCAAAACGCTGAATCGCAAGAGGATCCGCTTTCACCAGATGCGGCCATCGTCGATAGGCGAGATCGAAGAAGGGTTGGGCATCGGCATATCGCTGCTGCCGATACAAGGCATGGGCTAATCCCAGCGTAGCCCCTTGCAACAGCGGCTCATGCTCAGTTCGTGTGCGGACATTCGAAAACGCATGCTCGGCCTCGCTCCACTTTCCCATCGCCATGCACGCATAGCCCAGACCAAGCAACGACCGCGGACCATCGAACTGATGGCCCTCACTGTGAGCCAGGGCTTGCTCATAGAACACTTTCGCCTCTTGATACCATCCTTGCTCAAAATACAAGTCAGCAATCCGCCACTCTGCTCTCCGAGCATTCAGCGACTGCGGATGGTCTCGCAGGAGTTTCTTGTACTCTTGGATTCCCAGAGAACGACCTTGGCCTGAGGAGTCCTCACGAAGGGCCAATTCAATGAGGAACGCCTTCGCCGACGGCACAAGCGGGCTTTCAGGATAATCCGTGACAATCTTCGCAAAGAATCGTTGCGCCTCCGCCCAGGTCTGCTTCTTGTACGCAGACTGCCCCTCCTGCCAGGCCAACCCATCGATCCCGGTGGACTGCCCCTCGAAGCGTGGACCGTCGTCCGGCAACAAGAGTGTCAGTCGTTCGACCGGGGCTTGGTTTTTCACGGCTGCCGGACGTTCACTGGCCGGAAGACCGGCACTCTTCCCAGAGGGAAGCGTTTGCCCGATTGCCACAGGAGGCACGACCGCCCAGACAACGAACTGGAGGATCACCCGGACATATGGGAGACGACAGAGATCCACAGCGCGAAGACATCAGCAAAGCTCATGCCCCTCATTACAATAAAAAATTCGAATGAAATCAAAGGAGTTAGCGCCAGAATTTGAAAACCTGTGCGAATGGCGTCAGGGCAGGCGTCGCCTAGGTCGGAAGGTCGTCAATCTTTTGACTGGATGAGCGGGGCCAGAGAGGAAGGGTTTCAACGTGGGAGCGTGGATCAACTCCCTTGCGTTTCAATTTTTCAACCAAGGTGGTTCGATTCAGATGGAGCAACTGCGCGGCTCTGGAGGTGACGCCGTTGGCTTTGCGCAACGCCTCCATGATGAGATGCTTCTCGTACTGCTCCACCTCTCTCGAGAGATTGATCCCGTCATCGTTGAACCGAATGAACTGCTCCTTGAATTCAGGCGCCGGTGACCGGCGACCGATTTTGGGAGGCAAGTCCTCCACAACCAAGGTCCCCTGCTTTTTCAGGACGACCAAGCGTTCGATCATGTTCTCCAACTCACGGATGTTGCCGGGCCAATCGTACTCGATCAAAACCTGCAGCGCATCCGACGAAAAACCCGACACATCCGTATGCTTGCTCTGATTGAAACGTGTCAGAAAGTGCTCAATGAGCAGCGGAATATCACTTCGCCGTTCTCGAAGGGGAGGAATCAGGATGGGAATGACATTGAGCCGATAGAAGAGATCCTTCCGAAATCGCCGTTCCTCCACCTGCAGCTCTAAATCCTGATTCGTCGCCGCGATAATGCGCACGTCCACATGAATCGTGCGATTGCCGCCGACCCGTTCAAATTCCCGCTCCTGCAATACCCGCAGCAGTTTGACCTGTAAGGGAAGACTCATTTCGCCGATTTCATCGAGAAAAATCGTCCCGCCGTTCGCCAATTCAAACCGACCCATCCGCGAATGGGTGGCACCGGTAAACGCGCCTTTTTCATGTCCGAAGAGTTCAGACTCCAGTAGATTTTCAGGAATCGCCCCGCAATTCACCGGAACGAGCGGTCGGTCTCGTCGCAGACTGTTGAAGTGGAGCATGCGGGCGACCAGTTCCTTGCCGGTGCCGCTCTCACCTTGGATCATGACCGTGCTGTCGCTGTCGGCGACCTTTTGCACAAACTCCAGCACCTGTTGCATCGGCTCACTGACTCCGACCAACTGTTCCAACCGATACTGATCCCGGACGGCCTTCCGTAGCAGGTGGTTTTCCTGTCGCAGCCGATAAAACTCCGCCGCCTTTCGCACCACCACCGCCACCGTCTCGAGATCAAAGGGCTTGGTTATGAAATCGAAGGCCCCGGACTTCATGGCCCGCACCGCGGTTTCAATCGTCCCGAACCCGGTCATCATGATGGAGATGATCTTGGCATCCTGCTTGACCAGACGATCGATGATCTCCAACCCATCGATATCAGGCAACTGCAAATCCGTGATGACGATATGGACAACTGACTCCTTGGCAATTTGGATCGCCGTGGTGCCGTCCTCAGCCATGGTCACGCCATAACCTTCCTGCAGCAGCACCTCCTGCAGAATCGCCCGGACGGCGGCATCGTCATCGACTACCAGCACGTTGACTTGATTGGTACTCATAAAATTTGGAATACGAAATGCGTGGCGCGCTTAGAATAATGGCCCGGAGCACCCATTGCAAGCGATATCAATTAGTGTGACAAGGATCGAAAGGAGAAGCAGGTTTCTTGACAGGCTTGTCGGCCTATTAAGACTGTTCGGCACACGGCATGCTTATACAGACATCGATGGACTGGCATCGCTCAATCGAATTGCCAGACTGACTCGATATGTTTATTTTATCGATAGCACAAATTGAGGAACCGGCGGCGGAATTGTTCCGTGAACTGCCTAGAACAACGGCTCAGACTGAAAAGAAGGCTCGTTAAAATAATAGCGTTCTTCTTCACCCACAAGTCGGTCGAGGAACTCTGTACATTCCTTCGCGATGACCTGCACACTGTCGGCTTGAATACTCCAGGGAAGAACCTTGCGCACAAGTCGATTTGAACTTATGAGTGAGAGCGCCACATGGCCTTTGCAGCATGTTGCCTATTTTCTAGGCGTCCGCTGTGTCAGAAGCAGACCACCACTCGTGGTAGGGATCTGGAATCTTCCGAACTTATCGACAGACTTCATCTGCTTAAAAAGATGATTGAGGAAGTTCCGACAGGACTCTCGCAGTCGCCTCACAGCAGCCGACCTTGATCTGAGACCTGAATATCAGCCTTCGAACATTTTGATCAAACTCATGGTTTAGCCTGTGAGTGGTCCGTATTCAGGCAATACAGCATGCCTAATATACGATGCATATAAGCTTGAAATATTGATTAATGACTAGTATATTAGTCACATGCTCCCTCTGTTCTCCTTAGGAGAAGCAATCGCAAGAAAGCGTAACGCGCTGGGCTGGAGTCAGACTGTACTCGCGAAGAAGGCACGAGTCGCACGCTCCACACTTGAGGCGTTGGAGAACGCGCGCCTGGGCGAGCTCGGCTATGCGAAAATCACCAATATTCTGACGGCCCTGGGGCTGGAGCTCAAACTGCAGGAAGCCAGTGCGCGCCGCCCCACGCTCGACGATCTCATGAGCGAGGAGCAGGATGATCAAGGTCTGGACCGACGCCGCTGAAGCGGGTCTGCTGGATCGCTTCGGTGCGAGAGGCAGTACCTTCGCTTATCAGACGAACACGCCGCCTCTCCGTGCGGTGTCCGTGACCATGCCCGTTCGCTTACCCTCGTATAACGCCTCCTTCGGACTGCTTCCCATTTTTGAGATGAACTTACCCGAGGGCGTGCTTCGCGAACGCCTCCGGCTCGCCTTCGCCAAGGCCAGGGGCACCTTTGATGACTTCGACCTGCTTGGCATCGTCGGACGCTCGCAGGTCGGACGTATCCGCTATACCGGTGCACAAGAAGAACTTCAGGAAAGCGTCCCCTTTCAGTCCATCGATGAAATTTTAGAAAAGCGCCGCGGTGGGGATCTGTTTCGTTACCTGCTCGATAAATTCGCATCCTTCTCCGGTATCAGCGGCGTGCAGCCCAAAATTCTCGTGCGCGACGAAGGCACCTCCGTGCCACTCAACAAGGCAGACCACAGGCTCTCGCAGAGCTATCAGGGCGCGACGCATATTGTGAAGTTTTGGGAACAACACGAATACCCTCAACTCGCGGCGAATGAGTTTTTTTGCCTCAAAGTGGCCGAACTGTGCGGCCTTGAGGTGCCGCCCTGTCGGCTTGCTGAGGATGCACTCGCGTTGGTCATTGACCGCTTCGACTTGCGGTCGGACGGCACCTATTATGGCTTCGAGGATTTCTGTGTGCTGAATGCCAAGCGCACCGATCAGAAATATAGCGGCAGTTACGAAACCTCGATCATGAAGCGATTCACCCAGTTTGCGAGCTCATCGCAGGTTGGCGAAGGCCTGGAACGGCTCTTCACCCTCATCGTCATCAATTGCGCCATACGGAACGGCGATGCGCATCTCAAGAACTTCGGCATCGTCTATGACGACATCCAAGGCGAGGCGAGGCTGGCTCCCGTCTATGATCTGGTGACTACCTCGGTCTATCTGCCTAAAGACAGTATGGCCTTGACGCTCAATGGCTCGACGAACTGGCCGACCGCGAAAGAACTCCAACGGCTGGGTGAGACGCGCCTGGGCAGCTCCCCAGCCCATACCCGTGAGATCCTGAAACGCGTTGTGGATGCGATGGAGACCGTCACCTCCCAGCTACGCGTTTACATCAGAGGCCATCCGGATTTCGAGGACGTCGGCAACCAC encodes:
- a CDS encoding type II toxin-antitoxin system HipA family toxin gives rise to the protein MIKVWTDAAEAGLLDRFGARGSTFAYQTNTPPLRAVSVTMPVRLPSYNASFGLLPIFEMNLPEGVLRERLRLAFAKARGTFDDFDLLGIVGRSQVGRIRYTGAQEELQESVPFQSIDEILEKRRGGDLFRYLLDKFASFSGISGVQPKILVRDEGTSVPLNKADHRLSQSYQGATHIVKFWEQHEYPQLAANEFFCLKVAELCGLEVPPCRLAEDALALVIDRFDLRSDGTYYGFEDFCVLNAKRTDQKYSGSYETSIMKRFTQFASSSQVGEGLERLFTLIVINCAIRNGDAHLKNFGIVYDDIQGEARLAPVYDLVTTSVYLPKDSMALTLNGSTNWPTAKELQRLGETRLGSSPAHTREILKRVVDAMETVTSQLRVYIRGHPDFEDVGNHMIAQWEQGMATSLRS
- a CDS encoding tetratricopeptide repeat protein, translating into MILQFVVWAVVPPVAIGQTLPSGKSAGLPASERPAAVKNQAPVERLTLLLPDDGPRFEGQSTGIDGLAWQEGQSAYKKQTWAEAQRFFAKIVTDYPESPLVPSAKAFLIELALREDSSGQGRSLGIQEYKKLLRDHPQSLNARRAEWRIADLYFEQGWYQEAKVFYEQALAHSEGHQFDGPRSLLGLGYACMAMGKWSEAEHAFSNVRTRTEHEPLLQGATLGLAHALYRQQRYADAQPFFDLAYRRWPHLVKADPLAIQRFAVTEIRLQHEASARELLLLLYNLYPRHEHTPAALLQLAESLRASANQRLAEFVYALIPALYPYSLPAATAKLRLAVQRAETAQATGIESLERTVSAMMRDVPQASQTAASYRSLLEDIAAREAANPTGNEALFYLAKEAEQANEMNQGVRLYRDITLRTANGNDPWAVKAADRLVALLTPWIEAAVASQDDLTVVSLFHRHGAVARQRYARLPLLLQIAEAHRRLGFAAEAISLYQQVIKMHNDPALIEPALIGLGKIYLDQRDPDAARKVLERYRFQYPLGTYEGEVVLLLVQAMRQQRDMQGLLHLCRTWLLRHPGHRERPAMYLELAKTLGELEKLEESVLAYEEGFKAGAVASPNALLAYADTLSRLNRHERAIAAYQSVLEKKPKARQAEWARLQMAQHWTALKQYDRATVALAELGRADDEMVNRLSASLKGAVQTVRSSGKAEGL
- a CDS encoding helix-turn-helix domain-containing protein, whose product is MLPLFSLGEAIARKRNALGWSQTVLAKKARVARSTLEALENARLGELGYAKITNILTALGLELKLQEASARRPTLDDLMSEEQDDQGLDRRR
- a CDS encoding sigma-54-dependent Fis family transcriptional regulator, with product MSTNQVNVLVVDDDAAVRAILQEVLLQEGYGVTMAEDGTTAIQIAKESVVHIVITDLQLPDIDGLEIIDRLVKQDAKIISIMMTGFGTIETAVRAMKSGAFDFITKPFDLETVAVVVRKAAEFYRLRQENHLLRKAVRDQYRLEQLVGVSEPMQQVLEFVQKVADSDSTVMIQGESGTGKELVARMLHFNSLRRDRPLVPVNCGAIPENLLESELFGHEKGAFTGATHSRMGRFELANGGTIFLDEIGEMSLPLQVKLLRVLQEREFERVGGNRTIHVDVRIIAATNQDLELQVEERRFRKDLFYRLNVIPILIPPLRERRSDIPLLIEHFLTRFNQSKHTDVSGFSSDALQVLIEYDWPGNIRELENMIERLVVLKKQGTLVVEDLPPKIGRRSPAPEFKEQFIRFNDDGINLSREVEQYEKHLIMEALRKANGVTSRAAQLLHLNRTTLVEKLKRKGVDPRSHVETLPLWPRSSSQKIDDLPT